The following proteins are co-located in the Cutaneotrichosporon cavernicola HIS019 DNA, chromosome: 3 genome:
- the PUP2 gene encoding uncharacterized protein (proteasome subunit): protein MFLTRSEYDRGVNTFSPEGRLFQVEYAMEAIKLGSTTVGITTPHGTVLGVEKRVQSPLLESSSIEKIMEIDRHIGCAMSGLTADARTMVDHARVTSQMHAFTYDEQIGVESCTQAVCDLALRFGESVDDDDALMSRPFGVALLIAGVDAKGPQLYHTDPSGTFVRYEAKAIGSGSDAAQQSLQDAYHKQMTLAEAHVLALKVLKQVMEEKLDESNVQLAQVTLDRGYEILSEAQLKEAIENLPAERQQS from the exons ATGTTCCTCACTCG CTCAGAATATGACCGCGGCGTGAACACTTTCTCCCCAGAG GGCCGTCTCTTTCAGG TTGAGTACGCCATGGAAGCCATCAAG CTCGGCTCTACGACGGTTGGAATCACAACGCCCCACGGAACGGTGCTCGGCGTGGAGAAGCGTGTGCAGTCGCCGCTGCTTGagagctcgtccatcgaGAAGATTATGGAGATCGACCGTCACATCGGCTGTGCCATGTCCGGCCTCACGGCTGACGCCCGCACGATGGTCGACCATGCGCGCGTGACGAGCCAGATGCACGCGTTCACGTACGACGAGCAGATCGGTGTTGAGAGCTGCACACAGGCCGTGTGTGACCTTGCGCTCCGCTTCGGCGAGTcagtcgacgacgacgatgccCTGATG tccCGGCCATTCGGTGTCGCGCTGCTCATTGCGGGTGTTGATGCAAAGGGCCCACAACTGTATCACACCGACCCCTCGGGGACGTTTGTGCGCtacgaggccaaggcgatCGGCTCGGGTTCGGATGCCGCCCAGCAGAGCCTGCAGGACGCCTACCACAAG caaatgacgcttgccgaggcgcacgttctcgcgctcaaggtgcTCAAGCAGGTTAtggaggagaagctcgacgagaGCAACGTCCAGCTCGCACAGGTGACGCTCGACCGCGGATACGAGATTCTGAGCGAGgcgcagctcaaggaggcgaTCGAGAACCTCCCCGCCGAGCGCCAGCAGTCATAG
- the hxk1 gene encoding uncharacterized protein (Hexokinase) — translation MWGNEAWLYTLQLTKRLIPLYLDTFHNDDNMSAPLEDGTNIGGGLARKASVHRTAEPLSMERTESSGSNRRPSSGPSSRKSSFGPDGIGGIVGGMGMTAIGDDKTPNRSRSNSRRGSGSFSTPSGTQVVYHTRTQDELNEFPHPEKKTIRDHLRKYEALLTVSAPRMRMIVSAFEETLEKGLVKYGEVVPMIPTYVFGWPTGNETGEFLAVDLGGTNLRVCLVTLEGQGKFEVTQTKYRLTEEQKQEDGEKLFDFCAECLHSFICDNLGRDENADHLPLGFTFSYPCEQRRIDHGELIRWTKGFGAPGVEGHDVAALFAKSLSKFNVRAKLTALINDTTGTLIASNYVDPNTRIACIFGTGCNAAYMETADCIPKIADMGLPPDQPMAINCEWGAFDSFEHQHLPRTKYDIIIDESSNKVGEQAFEKMIAGLYLGEIFRLILCELIDQGDLFLGQNTYKLEKAYAFDTAFLSLMESDPTDELLMSIGIFNHFFGVETTIEERQFFRELAKLIGTRSARLSACGIAAIVSKKGYLEKGCSVGADGSLYSKYPGFAKRLQGALVEIFGEAGKKITTHAAEDGSGVGSAIIAAMTVKRKAEGIYVDY, via the exons ATGTGGGGGAACGAGGCCTGG CTTTATACTTTACAACTCACAAAACGGCTCATTCCAC TCTACCTCGACACTTTCCATAACGACGACAACATGTCTGCTCCCCTTGAGGATGGCACCAAcatcggcggcggcctcgcgcgcaaggcgTCGGTGCACCGCACGGCTGAGCCGCTTTCTATGGAGCGCACCGAGTCGAGCGGCTCGAATCGTCGCCCATCCAGTGGCCCTTCCTCCCGCAAGAGCAGCTTTGGCCCCGACGGCATCGGTGGCATTGTcggcggcatgggcatgaCTGCGATCGGGGATGACAAGACGCCCAACCGTAGCCGCAGTAACTCGCGCCGCGGATCGGGTTCGTTCTCGACCCCTAGCGGAACCCAGGTCGTGTACCACACGCGTACCCAG GATGAGCTGAACGAGTTCCCGCACCCCGAGAAGAAGACAATCCGGGACCACCTGCGCAAGTATGAGGCGCTGCTTACCGTGTCCGCACCTCGCATGCGCATGATCGTCAGCGCGTtcgaggagacgctcgagaagGGCCTTGTAAAGTACGGAGAGGTTGTG CCGATGA TCCCGACCTACGTGTTCGGGTGGCCAACCGGGAACGAGACGGGCGAGTTTCTTGCGGTCGATCTCGGAGGCACCAACCTCCGTGTGTGTCTGGTCACGCTCGAGGGCCAAGGCAAGTTTGAGGTCACGCAGACCAAGTACCGCCTCACTGAGGAGCAGAAgcaggaggacggcgagaagcT cttTGACTTCTGTGCCGAGTGCTTGCACTCGTTCATCTGCGACAACCTCGGACGTGACGAGAACGCCGACCACCTCCCGCTCGGCTTTACGTTCTCGTACCCGTGCGAGCAGAGACGTATTGACCACGGCGAGCTGATCAGGTGGACCAAGGGCTTCGGTGCGCCGGGTGTCGAGGGacacgacgtcgccgcgctcttTGCCAAGTCGCTCTCAAAGTTCAACGTACGCGCCAAGCTCACAGCCCTCATCAACGACACGACCGGTACGCTCATTGCCTCCAACTATGTCGACCCAAACACCCGCATCGCGTGCATCTTTGGCACCGGTTGCAACGCCGCGTACATGGAGACTGCGGACTGCATCCCGAAGATTGCCGACATGGGCCTGCCTCCCGACCAGCCCATGGCGATCAACTGCGAGTGGGGCGCGTTCGACTCGTTCGAGCACCAGCACCTGC cccGCACCAAGTACGACAtcatcatcgacgagaGCTCGAacaaggtcggcgagcagGCTTTCGAGAAGATGATCGCGGGCCTGTACCTCGGCGAGATCTTCCGCCTGATTCTCTGCGAGCTTATCGACCAGGGAGACCTCTTCCTTGGCCAGAACACGTACAAACTTGAGAAGGCTTACGCGTTCGACACTGCATTCCTCTCTCTGATGGAGAGCGACCCGACCGATGAGCTGCTCATGTCGATCGGCATCTTCAACCACTTCTTCGGCGTCGAGACGACCATCGAGGAGCGCCAGTTCttccgcgagctcgccaagctcatcgGCACTCGCTCGGCGCGTCTCTCGGCATGCGGTATCGCTGCCATCGTGAGCAAGAAGGGGTACCTCGAGAAGGGCTGCAGcgttggcgccgacggTTCGCTTTACTCCAAGTACCCTGGATTCGCGAAGCGGCTCCAGGgtgcgctcgtcgagatcTTCGGCGAGGCCGGTAAGAAGATTACGACCcacgcggccgaggacggctCAGGTGTCGGGTCGGCCATCATCGCCGCCATGACCgtcaagcgcaaggccgagggcaTCTATGTTGATTACTAG
- the slp1 gene encoding uncharacterized protein (Anaphase-promoting complex subunit 4 WD40 domain): MAHDESNPFVRRATTPKTPRTKRESANITALREGLGRMNVLDGAGEFVSDAPKRRDRDNRGRDLDRFVPSRNQSLSSASTSFQELESLASDRSTTNPRILSFRTAPPLATHATSHLDAQRNYLLQSSATTNRGTGTSAGTATKKRTPPYMPERVLDAPGFVDDYYLNLVDWSGANRVAIGLEKQPYVWDAETGDIIILGPESETNVCSVSWSPDGAYLAIGKEQGAVEIWDVEENKRVRVMLGHNARVPSLSWTGHILSSGCRDGTIFHHDVRIAEHKTAELRGHTAEVCGLSWRADGQLLASGGNDNVVNCWDSRTLTSVIGESRVVPKWTKRNHTAAVKAIAWCPWQSNLLATGGGSQDQHIHFWSTSTGARTSSLKTGSQVTSIVWSPHAKEFLSTHGYPDNNLSVWSYPALAKIYDVPAHDSRVLASSLSPDGCTVVTGAGDENLKFWKIWEPRSSKKSENATSTGSSRMRIR, encoded by the exons ATGGCCCACGACGAGTCTAACCCCTTCGTTCGGCGAGCGACAACGCCCAAGACGCCGCGCACTAAGCGCGAGAGCGCAAACATCACGGCACTCCGCGAAGGGCTGGGCCGGATGAATGTTCTCGATGGCGCGGGCGAATTTGTGTCAGATGCACCTAAACGACGGGACCGAGACAACAGGGGTCGTGAT ctcgACCGCTTCGTCCCCTCGCGCAACCAGTCTctcagctcggcctcgacctcgttcCAGGAACTCGAATCGCTCGCCTCCGATCGTTCCACTACCAACCCTCGTATCCTGTCCTTCCGTACAGCCCCGCCTCTAGCAACGCATGCGACCTcgcacctcgacgcgcagcgCAACTATCTCCTCCAATCCTCGGCCACCACGAACCGCGGTACTGGGACGTCGGCTGGCACAGCGACGAAGAAGCGCACACCTCCGTATATGCCCGAGCGTGTTCTCGATGCCCCAGGTTTTGTGGATGACTATTATCTCAACTTGGTCGATTGGAGCGGTGCGAACCGTGTCGCTATCGGTCTCGAGAAGCAACCCTATGTGTGGGATGCCGAGACGGGCGACATCATCATTCTTGGACC CGAATCCGAGACCAATGTCTGTTCCGTGTCCTGGAGCCCGGACGGTGCTTACCTCGCCATCGGGAAGGAACAGGGCGCCGTCGAGATCTgggacgtcgaggagaatAAGCGAGTGCGGGTCATGCTCGGGCACAATGCACGTGTCCCATCCCTCTCGTGGACGGGACACATCCTCTCCTCGGGATGCCGTGACGGCACCATCTTCCACCACGATGTACGCATCGCCGAGCACAAGACGGCCGAGTTACGTGGACACACGGCTGAGGTGTGTGGTCTGTCCTGGAGAGCGGATGGGCAGCTCCTCGCGTCGGGTGGAAACGATAACGTGGTCAACTGCTGGGA ctctCGTACTCTGACTAGCGTCATTGGTGAGAGCCGCGTCGTGCCCAAGTGGACGAAGCGTAACCACACGGCCGCCGTCAAGGCGATCGCATGGTGCCCGTGGCAGTCGAACCTCCTCGCGACGGGCGGCGGATCGCAGGATCAGCACATCCACTTTTGGAGCACGTCCACGGGTGCTCGCACCAGCTCCCTCAAGACTGGCTCGCAGGTCACCAGCATCGTGTGGAGCCCGCACGCCAAAGAATTCCTTTCAACCCACGGATATCCCGACAACAATCTCTCCGTGTGGTCATaccccgccctcgccaagatCTACGACGTACCTGCCCACGACTCGCGTGTGCTTGCCTCTTCTCTCAGTCCTGACGGGTGCACCGTCGTGACCGGAGCGGGCGACGAGAACCTCAAGTTCTGGAAGATCTGGGAACCGCGCTCATCCAAGAAGAGCGAGAATGCCACCTCGACGGGCTCAAGTCGCATGCGCATCCGCTAA
- a CDS encoding uncharacterized protein (aldo keto reductase) — MLPSNHPYNPEEVLPPTPLPLPEEVADVIPPSEVLPPPIPNSALDVTLPRIVLGCAPFGYGVYADRDAVRTTMPARIVRAALRAGMTAFDTAPHYHPSEIILGHSLAALRDEYPRESYAIITKAGKYGPHVADHDYSPKVIKASVERSLRRLQTLYLDVVYLHDVEFVADAPPAQGTHLDALGDGAAEYHLTSLEPLGAGDQVVLAALDALRDLQSEGKIRAIGIAGYPLPTMLRLCRLAQAAGHPVDVVQSYAHQTVLCSTLASFLPAFEAAGVKQVVNAAPLAMGILTAHGGPEWHPAKYVPAVYDATRAAVRLAKEMGSTIEDVACAFGYRPLNMANGAVVPVVIGCTDLKQLHMTLKSYAEVNGGQVSEATLEAEDAVVKLFEERGVHNVSWQSPAPKDL, encoded by the exons ATGCTGCCGTCCAACCACCCATACAACCCCGAAGAGGtccttcctcccactcccctccccctcccgGAAGAAGTGGCGGACGTCATCCCCCCGTCCGAGGTCCTCCCTCCACCAATCCCAAACTCAGCACTAGACGTGACGCTCCCGCGGATCGTCCTCGGCTGCGCTCCCTTCGGGTATGGTGTCTACGCCGACCGTGATGCGGTACGCACGACGATGCCGGCTCGGATAGTGCGTGCAGCCCTACGCGCAGGCATGACGGCTTTTGACACGGCACCGCACTACCATCCCTCGGAGATCATTCTTGGCCACAGCCTCGCGGCCTTGAGAGACGAATACCCCCGCGAGTCATACGCTATCATAACAAAGGCGGGCAAGTATGGACCACATGTGGCGGACCACGACTATTCACCCAAAGTGATCAAGGCCAGTGTGGAACGgagcctgcgccgcctccagACTTTGTACTTGGACGTTGTGT ATCTACACGACGTCGAGTTTGTTGCCGACGCCCCACCCGCCCAGGGAACGCACCTCGACGCACTGGGAGACGGGGCGGCAGAATATcacctcacctccctcGAACCCCTCGGCGCAGGGGATCAAGTCGTACTCGCCGCTCTTGATGCTCTTCGCGACCTCCAGTCCGAGGGCAAGATCCGCGCAATCGGAATCGCAGGATATCCCCTCCCGACAATGCTTCGTCTCTGTCGCCTTGCCCAGGCGGCGGGGCACCCAGTGGACGTAGTACAGAGCTACGCGCATCAGACTGTCTTGTGCTCCACCCTCGCCTCGTTCTTGCCGGCCTTTGAAGCGGCCGGCGTGAAGCAGGTCGTCAATGCCGCCCCGCTCGCTATGGGTATCCTCACGGCTCACGGAGGACCGGAATGGCATCCCGCCAAATACGTCCCGGCCGTGTACGACGCTACTCGCGCGGCAGTGAGGTTGGCCAAGGAGATGGGGAGTACCATCGAAGACGTGGCTTGTGCGTTCGGGTACCGCCCGCTCAACATGGCGAATGGAGCGGTCGTGCCGGTGGTAATTGGGTGTACGGACCTCAAGCAGTTGCACATGACGTTGAAGTCGTATGCCGAGGTCAACGGTGGCCAGGTGTCTGAAGCAACGTTGGAAGCTGAGGACGCAGTGGTGAAGCTCTttgaggagaggggggtGCATAATGTTAGCTGGCAGAGCCCCGCCCCCAAGGACCTGTAG
- a CDS encoding uncharacterized protein (Protein of unknown function (DUF1295)), with product MEDYRYPIVRRLVPKWFFEIVVHICAVVVAQPLLLLTLCFPIRAMLLPPSELSYGPFPSAYISLAAFSPLLSTARKLGIPLDTPVLHVGDALAALLALTAVYIQKKTDDAMYAYQEAKHGAMRANPSPRVIEDGEPLPAQVPPEFYPGFPTKGIHAVVRHANFTSEQTFWLAQGLLGLGAGPAAPRVGSCLLPPFLLSLLFLGSTTLTEWITSHRYPAYGAYKQLVGQFTPMETGIKWIWTTMRGTRAELQAELDPLVRQD from the exons ATGGAAGATTATCGGTATCCTATTGTTAGGCGCCTCGTGCCCAAATGGTTCTTCGAGATTGTCGTACACATCTGCGCTGTTG TCGTCGcccagcccctcctcctACTGACCCTCTGTTTCCCCATCCGAGCCAtgctccttcctccctccgaACTCTCATACGGCCCCTTTCCCTCGGCGTACATCTCCCTCGCTGCCTtttcccctctcctctccacaGCCCGGAAATTGGGCATACCCCTCGACACGCCAGTCCTTCATGTCGGCGACGCGTTAGCTGCCCTACTGGCCCTAACTGCTGTGTACATCCAGAAGAAAACCGACGACGCAATGTACGCCTACCAGGAGGCCAAGCATGGTGCCATGCGGGCGAATCCCTCCCCAAGGGTGATTGAAGATGGTGAACCCCTTCCCGCTCAAGTACCGCCCGAGTTTTATCCCGGCTTCCCAACTAAAGGTATTCACGCAGTGGTGCGCCACGCAAACTTTACATCGGAACAGACATTCTGGCTCGCGCAGGGATTGCTTGGCCTCGGTGCCGGGCCCGCTGCGCCGAGGGTCGGGTCGTGTCTACTCCCACCCTTTTTGCTCAGTTtgctcttcctcggctCGACGACGCTTACCGAGTGGATCACGTCGCACCGC TACCCCGCGTATGGGGCGTACAAGCAGCTGGTGGGCCAGTTTACGCCCATGGAGACGGGCATCAAGTGGATctggacgacgatgaggggcacgcgcgccgagttgcaggccgagctggaccCTCTGGTGCGTCAAGACTAG
- the PKA4 gene encoding uncharacterized protein (Extension to Ser/Thr-type protein kinases) yields the protein MEAKPSKFKFDPMSMLLPHERAAMMGPPAQPKPPPPPGSQAMFRPPLQHHHQQQQSQQQRLHAQQAQPQPLPAIQTHYVPVPPGQAAPLSPPASLMSTPPSAWEVSSAWGGMENVMEGSSSSSVQQWQAGLAPRSQAGYPLAPQAHPSSGRVSLADWEVVETLGTGTFGRVLLVRQRPSYRQTSYHPIFPNLYQPTDPQAPSPVTTQHADGQLPHFAMKVLRKSEIVRLKQVEHMNSERRILEKVRHPFIVELHATYQDNLNVYMLLTYVPGGELFSHLRRAGRFSPDVTRFYLASIVLAIEYLHSKNIIYRDLKPENLLLDRSGYLRIADFGFSKVVEDRTFTLCGTPEYLAPEIVLSQGHGKAVDWWALGILAFEMLAGYPPFFDDHPLGIYEKILRNEVSFPSHIDPYAKDLIRNLLAADRTKRLGNLRGGARDVMSHPWFQGVDWGALERKEIGAPIVPRVGSMSDSQNFQRYPPPRPTELPGIFGAPYDESEDPYASMFREFSSPRRDDAMDEA from the exons ATGGAAGCCAAGCCGAGCAAGTTCAAGTTCGACCCCATGTCGATGCTCCTCCCTCACGAGCGGGCCGCGATGATGGGTCCACCAGCGCAGCCAAagccacctcctccgccggGCTCACAGGCCATGTTTAGGCCACCACTGCAGCATCACCATCAGCAGCAACAGTCACAGCAACAGCGTCTCCACGCACAACAGGCCCAACCCCAGCCGCTCCCAGCGATCCAGACTC ACTATGTGCCAGTTCCACCCGGACAAGCAGCACCCCTCTCGCCACCCGCCTCGCTCATGTCAACACCACCGTCTGCCTGGGAAGTATCATCCGCATGGGGCGGAATGGAGAACGTAATGGAAggctcgtcatcgtcgtcggtaCAGCAGTGGCAAGCCGGCTTGGCGCCACGATCGCAAGCTGGCTATCCCCTCGCGCCTCAAGCGCACCCCAGTAGTGGGCGCGTTTCACTCGCAGACTgggaggtcgtcgagacCCTCGGCACCGGCACGTTTGGGCGGGTTCTGCTCGTCCGCCAGAGACCATCCTACCGCCAAACATCCTACCACCCTATCTTCCCCAACCTGTACCAGCCCACCGATCCGCAAGCCCCGTCGCCTGTCACGACACAACATGCCGACGGACAACTCCCGCACTTTGCTATGAAGGTGTTGCGCAAGTCGGAGATTGTGCGTCTCAAGCAGGTCGAGCACATGAACTCTGAACGACGCATTCTTGAAAAGGTGCGACATCCATTCATTGTCGAACTGCACGCGACATACCAGGACAATCTCAACGTCTACATGCTTCTCACCTACGTCCCTGGTGGCGAGCTCTTCTCGCACCTGCGACGCGCGGGGCGCTTCTCGCCCGATGTTACGCGCTTCTACCTCGCGTCGATCGTCCTAGCGATCGAATACCTACACTCGAAGAACATAATCTACCGCGACCTCAAGCCTGAAAACCTTTTGCTCGACCGCAGCGGGTATCTACGCATCGCGGACTTCGGTTTctccaaggtcgtcgaggaccggACGTTTACGCTGTGCGGCACGCCCGAGTACCTTGCGCCCGAGATTGTGCTGTCACAGGGGCACGGCAAGGCTGTCGACTGGTGGGCGCTCGGAATCCTCGCCTTTGAGATGCTCGCCGGCTACCCGCCGTTCTTCGATGACCACCCCTTGGGGATCTACGAGAAGATCCTTCGTAACGAAGTCTCGTTCCCCTCGCACATTGACCCATATGCCAAGGACTTGATTCGgaacctcctcgccgctgaCCGCACCAAGCGCCTCGGTAACTtgcgtggcggcgcgcgcgatgTCATGAGTCACCCTTGGTTCCAGGGCGTCGACTGGGGAGCActggagcgcaaggagatTGGTGCGCCCATCGTACCAAGAGTGGGCAGTATGA gcgATTCTCAAAACTTTCAACGATACCCACCTCCCCGTCCCACCGAATTACCTGGCATCTTTGGTGCGCCTTACgatgagagcgaggacCCATATGCTTCCATGTTCCGCGAGTTTAGCTctccgcgccgcgacgacgccatgGACGAGGCCTAG
- a CDS encoding uncharacterized protein (Exonuclease): MSRIPLERYVALDCEMVRCRTHMALARIAVVDHTGAEVYHSFVFVHPKDVISYQTEVTGVTKDDLHGAPTFEVVQSIIKALISNKIVIGHALFHDLAVLQHRHVYEDMRDTALFYPLRERCGVKGEGKYPSLRNMAKEVLGRDIQCGRHCPLEDARATMDVFLTVREKYEAGLAAGDDVVAGVPGSLARWYY; the protein is encoded by the exons ATGTCCAGAATACCACTTGAACGATACGTCGCCCTTG ACTGCGAGATGGTGCGTTGTCGCACGCACATGGCGCTCGCGCG CATCGCGGTCGTGGACCATACTGGCGCAGAGGTCTATCACTCGTTTGTGTTTGTGCACCCCAAGGACGTGATTAGTTATCAGACGGAGGTGACGGGTGTGACGAAGGATGACCTGCATGGTG cgccCACATTCGAAGTCGTCCAGTCCATCATCAAGGCTCTCATCTCCAACAAAATTGTCATCGGTCATGCCCTCTtccacgacctcgcggTCCTTCAGCACCGGCACGTATACGAGGACATGCGTGATACAGCGCTCTTCTACCCCCTTCGCGAGCGCTGCGGCGTCaagggggagggaaagTACCCCTCCCTCCGGAATATGGCGAAGGAGGTGCTGGGCCGTGATATCCAGTGTGGGAGACACTGTCCT CTCGAAGATGCCCGCGCGACGATGGACGTCTTCCTTACCGTGAGGGAGAAGTATGAGGCAGGTCTAGCGGCGGGAGACGACGTCGTGGCCGGCGTGCCGGG gtcACTCGCTCGTTGGTACTACTGA
- a CDS encoding uncharacterized protein (Putative serine esterase (DUF676)): MPDIHLFLLIHGLWGRPVHLAEAKAELEAAWNRPTPPTSPSRSGTPCASPSLSDDSDSTMVDSFAFTARDDLVVVVAQGMTAKLTYDGVDVCASRVAWEVDQHIAALEADGRHVARISILGYSLGGLVARYLVGLLAARTPNFFDKITPVSFTTIATPHLGVPRYNTLLSNVVGWLGARLLSRSGEQVHLVDRYSGADRRPLLEVMADPKYVWHQALSRFAQVHIYANIVNDNTVPYPSAAIEPIDPFVQWVERGLEVTAHHAIASTWKFPNPGSPRRKVRFHLGNLPPTLRFRWPYSWVILALFPVFLPLIALFVFSRFSLDTLRSRLRLQRLARSYANTNLPSDGEAALIPSPHGQSIDGLRAAIRVVERSLEQDLMDAADHADTGPSPPEVEPDSPTYPEPTIKALLTDRQLLMIHWLNQLAPRRHLAWFPDVANAHAVIVVRDPAKFAVHERGRSILQHWARLAVRAAEEVDTVKY, encoded by the exons ATGCCAGACATTCACTTGTTCCTCCTTATTCACGGCCTGTGGG GCCGCCCCGTCCACTTGGCAGAGGCCAAAGCCGAACTCGAAGCGGCATGGAAccgccccaccccacccactTCGCCCAGCCGTTCGGGGACGCCGTGCgcttctccctctctctcggACGACAGTGACAGCACAATGGTCGACAGCTTCGCCTTCACCGCGCGAGACGAtctcgttgtcgtcgtGGCACAGGGCATGACCGCCAAATTGACGTACGACGGCGTGGACGTGTGCGCAAGCCGCGTCGCGTGGGAG GTGGACCAGCACATTGCCGCGCTCGAAGCCGACGGTCGCCATGTCGCCCGCATCAGCATCCTCGGATACTCGCTTGGTGGCC TCGTTGCTCGGTACCTCGTCGGTCTGCTTGCGGCGCGTACGCCCAACTTCTTCGACAAGATCACGCCCGTGTCATTTACGACGATCGCGACGCCCCATCTAGGCGTGCCCCGCTACA ATACCCTGCTTTCCAACGTTGTTGGATGGCTTGGAGCACGTCTACTATCCCGCTCTGGCGAGCAGgtgcacctcgtcgacagATATTCGGGGGCGGACCGGCGTCCGCTTCTCGAAGTCATGGCCGATCCCA AGTACGTGTGGCACCAGGCCCTCTCTCGCTTCGCACAGGTACACATCTATGCCAACATTGTCAACGACAATACGGTTCCGTATCCCAGTGCGGCCATCGAACCCATCGACCCCTTCGTGCAGTGGGTCGAGCGCGGGCTCGAAGTCACGGCGCACCACGCCATCGCGTCCACTTGGAAGTTTCCCAACCCCGGTTCCCCGCGCCGCAAGGTTCGCTTCCATCTGGGCAACCTTCCGCCCACACTCCGCTTCCGCTGGCCGTACAGTTGGGTTATTCTTGCCCTGTTCCCCGTCTTCCTTCCGCTCATTGCGCTGTTCGTCTTCAGCCGCTTCAGCCTCGACACTCTTCGCTCTCGCCTCCGCCTGCAGCGCCTCGCACGCAGCTACGCCAACACTAATCTGCCTTccgacggcgaggctgCGCTCATCCCTTCTCCCCACGGACAGAGCATCGACGGCCTCCGTGCAGCGATCCGCGTGGTCGAGCGCTCCCTCGAGCAGGACCTTATGGACGCTGCCGACCATGCCGATACCGGTCCCTCACCTCCCGAGGTCGAGCCCGACAGCCCTACTTACCCCGAACCGACAATCAAGGCGCTTCTGACCGATCGCCAGCTCCTCATGATCCACTGGTTGAACCAACTTGCTCCACGGCGCCACCTCGCGTGGTTCCccgacgtcgccaacgcGCATGCTGTCATCGTTGTTCGCGACCCTGCCAAGTTTGCTGTCCACGAGCGTGGTCGTAGCATCCTCCAGCACTgggcgcgcctcgccgttCGTGCAgctgaggaggtcgacacTGTTAAGTATTAA